The segment GTGTTATGTCTCTGATGATTTAAGTATGCCAGTGATATATTATTTGTGCTAGATCAGAAATTTCTTTATGTACTTACTGGTTTATTTAGTAGGACACTAAATCCTACGGGATTTAGTAGTAGGACACctattctcttcattttcttcaactATAAACTTGAAATGGATGAGAATCTCTTCTAGGAGACCAAACCTACATATATCTTCAAAACAATGATAGTGTTTAGAGAGCAAATGTTAAAGAGTTGTTGTAACTTTAATGACCTTTAATTGAGAAGAGCATGGCAGTAGATGAAAGTCCCAGAGAACAAAAGATTCAAAGTGTTCTTTTAGAGCAAGCTCAGTTTAACTTAGAGCCAAAAACAGCTCAGTATCACTCTTTGAGGAGCACTTTTATGCCTTCCCCTGGGTTTGTGTATTCAACCAGGTGCAACTCTTATCTTTGAAGACACAAGCCGAATCCATGTTAATGTCATCTGGTATTCAGtgttttatttacttcatttCCTATTTAGAACATCAGACTCATTTCTAGACTCcccatttttcctctttccttatcCAGTTCTTCCTCTGATGTACCTCACTTAGACTCATTGTACTTGGACAGTACCTGATGTTCCAAATTTATTTCGCtttttgtgtgctgtgcttagtcactcagtcgtgcctgactcttgcgaccccatgactgtagcctgccatcctcctctgtccatgggagtctccaggcaaggatactgaagtgggttgccatttccggctccaggggatctttccgacccaggaatcaaacccaggtctcctgcattgcaggcagactttttaccgaTTGAGCTACTTTTTAGGAAATCAAAACTCCGAATTGCTTAAATACCTACATAAGAGGTAGCTGCTGCTCCCAAAAAGTGATCAGAAGAAATAATTTACGAAGCAATGTGAATACTTGTCATTTCTTATTGTCTAATCCTTGGGGACATTAGTACATTATTTCTCAGATTTATCGTTTGAATGACTGGAAAAGTTccaaaaatatctataaaattaagGAATGTATTAGGAATACGGTcaatgtgtttttgtgtgtgtgtgtatgaagagATCTTGAATTCTTCTACAAAGTTTACATTTATATGGAGTGTGGTTCATTGTTTGCTCCTACTCTTTCTAAAAACAACTAGTTAGCCATTATTTAGAGATCCTtcttcctttgcttctcttccatCATCTGTCAGTCCATTTGGTAATCATCCTTCCCTCTCTACATCCacctgtctatccatccatccacccatctatccatccacttAGTCATTTACTAATAACAGACACTAATTAGAGTCACATCTTGTGACGAGAATGGTAGTGGGGGGCCTGGGAGAGTAGACAAATATAAGACCCTGATCTATCCCTGACAACATGTATCATTTATGTACGGTTTCTCGACCTTGGCAAATTCGGGGCTGGGTAATTCTTTGTCGTGGCGGCTGTACTGTTATCTTGTGCATTACAGGGTGTTTACCAGCATCCCTTGCCTCTACCTACTGGATGTCAGTAACAACTTCACTCTCCCTTCCCACCACACTTTGCcacagttgtgacaaccaaaaatgttttTAGACATTGCTAAACGGACcctgagttggactgtgaagaaggctgagcgccaaagaattgatgcttttgaagtgtggtgttggagaagactcttgagagtcccttggactgtaagaagattcaaccagtccattctgaaggagatcagccctgggatttctttggaaggaatgatgctaaagctgaaactccagtactttggccacctcatgcgaagagttgactcactggaaaagactctgatgctgggagggattgggggtaggaggagaaggggacgacagaggatgagatggctggatggaatcactaactcgatggacgtgagtttgagtgaactccgggagttggtgatggacagggaggcctggcgtgctgcgattcatggggtcacaaagagtcggacatgactgagcgactgaactgaactgaactgactgaaatgtcCCCTGTGGGGAAGTTTTTAATCATCTTCAGTGAGCATATTGTTTTAAGAAGAGAGATTTAAGAGGGCACAATTTCCTGCATTTGATAAGTCCAACAATAAAGATACACATACTGCAGAAGTATTTTGAATACATTCTGTCTTTTCTCCCACCTATGACTATTACTAATACACTTCTGCAGTGTAGTTCATAGTTCAACCCCAAAAGGAGATTTTATATTTCAGGAAATTATTCACCATATCtcatgactgatttttttttgctCTACAGTGATTTTGCTATTTCATGTGACAAATCTTCAGCCATGAATTATTCATCCATACAGCTAATTAGGTCCtactgctgtttttcttttcaattatgcAATTTCTGTTGAAATGACTGCAGAgatatttaatagaaattttcttttaaaaagtagttattaaatgttaaattattaaaaatgagcTAGCATACAGATCAGGATGGGAAGACTGGAATTTGCAATCACTCAGCAAAGTAGATTTTTGAGGGGTAtatgtctcttcttttaaatgAGGTTATTAATACCTCTATATTAGTAATTTTTCAGGCACAGATTTTCAGTGGTTTATGTCACTAACAAACGTTGGCAGTAGGTTTATTTTaacaaaggtaaaaataaataatattctactAAATCTAACTGGGTATGAGAGTTACCCAGTTTAAGCAATGATTTGCTCATGCaggagataataataatataagtcccttattaatatttttccttttcttacatCATTTTAGTTATTGACACTCCAGTGCTGCTTTCTCTCTTATATTTTAGATTGAAGCATATCTTCCTTCAGCTTTTGGAGAGTTATGATGAAATGTCatgtttctttatatatttttatttctaacattcAAGGAATTGTTTGAATATAGCTTCAACTACTTCCCCCTCCTCACTTGATCCTATAAAACTGGGTATGTATAGGAATTCTTTAACTATTGGCCATGGGTGAAAGTGGGAAGAACCTACAATTTTCTTTTGCTGAGGTTTCTTATGATTAGTAGGTTTCAATGCCAGCAAAGTTGTTCTATTATAGTGTGGGCAattatgttctttattttcagaTCTAAATATTCCTGATTGTTTAATTCACCTTGGTTTTATAGCTGTAAAGAGAGGTTAGCGGGGAGGATCTTCTCTGTTTCACTTAGAGCTGCAGAgtaaagttaaatagaagtacAAAAGACACCGCTATAATAGTCCAATATTCACATCTAGGAGTCTTTAGTTAAGTACACACAAGCTTCTACTACAACTCTAGGTGTCTTGGCAGAATGAATACATATAACAAAGAAAGAGAATGGCTTTCTTATAACATTTGCTGTTTATTATAGTAAAAGTGGCTAATATATTGTTTATGGTATATATAATGCAAAAAGTTCCAACTGTTTTATGACAACATTCTCAGCCTGTATCACTACTTGGGCTATTGAGTTCCATAGTTTTTTACTTGTTGtataaaagattattttgtttccttcaaaCTCTGTTCTTAAAGCTTGAAATGTCTCTTTATTGTACAGTCCTTATTAAATTTGgtgactaaatatatatttactttatcaGCAACTTCCTTAGTTTTGTAGATTTGGgtctttcttgtttattttcatataaaaactcTGCAATGAAGTACACTATTTCATAGTCTCCAAACTTCCAGGGTTATTTATAGTGCTGGACATTTCACTATGCATCATCTCAATATATCCAGATTGTAACCATATCTCATTgtctcactcagttcagttcagttcagttgctaagtagtgtcctgCTATTTGTGACCCCTTATCACCCTGATCTGTCACCATCATCTCTTGCTTGGATTATTGCAATAGCTTCTAATAATCTCCTCATTTCTATCTGATTATATCATTGGAACTCTTTTTACTGggataaaatttatttacaatgttgtgttttttcTGTTCTTGGCTTTATTTCTAGTGTTCAGACTACATAGtaggcacttgataaatattgTTGAAGGGAATGAGTTAATATATAGGAAAGATTTTGGTCAAatcattccaaaatattttttttccaccagAAATATTTGCAAGATATTATATGAGGATAAAAATTTAAAGGCATGATGATTTATAATCTTGAGTAGTTTAATTATATGAAGAAAGTAGACATGTGACCAACTGTAAATAGAGTAAGTAAATATGGATATACAGGTATGTTATGAAGAAGGTTAGACAGATGAGGTACCATTTGATCTGGATACTAAagaacctgtggcagattcattttgatatttggcaaaactaatacaattatgtaaagtttaaaaataaaataaaattaaaaacaaaacaaaacaaaatattttgggaAGTATAAAATAAGGAAGTATCATTTCTGGATTAAGCAATGAAATTAGTCATAGGATCTTACAAATCTTTTTATCATAGAATAATCTTCTTTGCCGATCTAGTATATATGATTGGTTATTACATACAATAATCAGGGAGAGTATGGTTAACATTGATCACACTGATAAAGCAATTTAACACTGAAGACGCTTTGCTTGTGTTTTCATCAGGTGCACCTCTGGGTACCAGTCCACAAATTGCTCACCATTCCTTGTGTTAGCCAGGCCACCTGGCACTCAGTTATTGTCATATGAAAGTACAGGAATAATagctaaaaggaaaatatttgatttttgtgAAATTCTCAGGTaatatttgactttaaaaatttatgcaCTTTTCCATAGATGGCAGTAATGTAACAGTATTAATTTTAAttgtctcattttcttccttcaggTAATGAGAGAATGAACAACTAAATGAGTCAATGAGTGGAGGCAACCACTCTGTGGTGTCTGAGTTTGTGTTGCTGGGACTCTCCAGTTCCTGGGAGATCCAGcttcttcttttttgcttttcatgtctTTTCTACATGTCAAGTATGATGGAAAACCTCCTTATAGTGGTCACTGTGACATCTGACCCTTACTTACACTCCACAATGTATTTTCTGTTAGCAAATCTCTCCATCATTGACCTGATATTTTGCTCTATTGCAGCACCCAAGATGATCTGTGATCTTTTCAGGAAGCAAAAAGTCATCTCCTTTTGGGGCTGTATAGCTCAGATCTTCTTTAGCTATGCTGTGGGATGCACAGAAATGGTGCTGCTCATCGCCATGGCCTTTGACAGATATGTGGCCATATGTAAGCCTCTCCACTACCTGACCATCATGAGCCCACgaatgtgcatttttattttagtggTTGCCTGGACCATTGGTCTTACTCACTCATTGACTCAACTGGCTTTTGTGGTAAACTTGCCCTTCTGTGGCCCTAATGTCTTGGACAGCTTTTACTGTGACCTTCCTCAGCTCATCAAACTTGCTTGTACAGATACCTATAAACTGGAGTTCATGGTCACTGCTAATAGTGGATTCATTTCCTTGGGTGCTTTCTTCTTGTTCATCCTGTCTTATATATTCATCTTGGTCACTCTTTGGAAACACTCCTCAGGGGCTTCATCCAAGGCTCTTTCCACTCTGTCAGCTCATATTATTGTGGTGGTTCTATTCTTTGgtccactgatttttttctatctGTCGCCCTCTCCTCCAACACATCTGGATAAATTTCTAGCCATATTTGATGCAGTTTTAACTCCTTTTCTCAATCCAGTCATCTACACACTCAGAAACAGAGAGATGAAGATGGCAATGAGGAGAATGTTCTGCCAGCTTATGACTTTTAGGCAAAAAATCACTAGAAGGCTTTattgaaacaaaaaattaacaagtgGCTATTGATAGACTTTCTGTCCCTAACAGCCAATCCTTATGAAGAAGGGACCATctttctgaggttttatctttttctttcatttgcaacatatgcctctgtttctttatttttgctactctctgtgtttttttctagGCATTAGGTAAAACAGCCACCTGTCCCAGTCTTGAAAGAGTGTCCCTGTGCAGGTGGTGAAGCTTATGATTCAACCCTGCCCTAACTCTTGGTTGTCCCTCAAACATTTGTGAGTGTACAAACagcccttttctttttaatggtccCAGGAAttgagggagaaatatcaataaccgcagatattcagatgacaccacccttatggcaggaagtgaagaggaactaaaaagcctcttgatgaaagtgaaagtggagagtgaaaaagttggcttaaagctcaacattcagaaaactaagatcatggcatctggtcccatcacttcatgggaaatagatggggaaacagtggaaacagtgtcagactttattttgggggctccaaaatcactgcagatggtgattgcacccatgaaattaaaagacacttacttcttggaaggaaagttatgaccaacctagatagcatattaaaaagtagagacattactttgccaacaaaggtccctcaaaggtccgtctagtcaaggctatggttgttccagtagtcatgtatggatgtgagagttggactgtgaagaaagctgagcaccgaagaattgatgcttttgaactgcggtgttggagaagactgttgagagtcccttggactgcaaggagatccacccagtccattctaaaggagatcagcccagggtgttctttggaaggaatgatgctaaagctgacactccagtactttggccacctcatgtgaagagttgactcattggaaaagactctgatgctgggagagattgggggcaggaggaaaaggggacaacagaggatgagatggctggatggcatcaccgacttgatggacctgagtttgagtgaactccaggagttggtgatggacagtgaggcctggcgtgctgcgatcatggggtctcaaagagttggacacaactgagcgactgaactgaactgaggaattgAGGATGTGCCAAGATCTGTCAGTGTTCCAAAGGGGAGGATCCTAGATTCAAGCTGATGGGAAGCTAGACCCTCAAGCAGCAGCATTTAATGTATGAAATAGATACAGTTCTGAGGGGCCACAGCATAAGCCCTAAGGTCCACCAGAGTCAGGTGATTTGGAAGTGTTCCCTGGGTGGTAAGCACAAAAACTGGGGCTCCAGATGTGTGTATAAGCTCCTGTTTGGGAGATTCCAGTGAGCTGTAGTGGCAGAGGGAGAGCAGAAAGATGTCCTGCACTGGCCTAGGTTCCCTGGAGGCAAGTCCATCATGGGCCCCTCCAGGAACTAAACCTGAAGCCACTGGTCAGGTTGATGCTCCAGGACAAGATGAGCACAGAAAGACAGGTGGGTGAGTCTTCTATATGCCTGGTGCCCTGGAGGTGGTAGCCTGCCAAGAACTGTCTCTCAGTTGTTACAGTCCTGAGAGAGGGAGGAACGCAAGGCCAGGCGTCCTCACAGCAGGTGATCTGAGGGCTATCCGTGGACACCAGCTGTGTGCGAAAGACCTGGGCAGATCCCGGCAGCGCCAGCGGGGCGGGAGCCTGAAGATGGCGCCGCCAGTCTCGCTCCAGGAGGGCGCCCTGCAGGCCTGCAGTTGTTTGTCAGACCTccaccctgcccaccccaggcCACCCTCCAGGACAAGCACAAAGCAAATGAGCTTCTCCTGCAACTTCTGGGCGGCCCTGGATCTGCTGTTTCTgagctgggccctgggcaggTGAGTCTGAGCCTGAGAACTTTAGCTGTTTCTCAATGTTCTGTGGAAATGGCCCTGTTGGTTTTCAAAGCTAGACGTTTTGGAAGCTCCTCATTATGGTGCAGGTGTTTAACTCTGGTGGTGCCTGGTGTGGGGTTCAAACCATTTGTTTCTCAGGGAGACACTCTGGATTTTGAGTTCCCGCCTGACTGTGGGTTGCTgcgcctggggtgggggaggagtttTATGGCTGGATTGTGCCCCAGCCTCCTCTACCTGCTTGCTTTTGGGCTTCTCTCCTTGGTCTGGCCCAGTAGAAGGTCCTCAGTCAGTTTTCAGAGGAAGTTGTTTCACATGAAGCTGTAAACCCAGTGTGTCCACAGGAGAAGCAGAGTCCTCCCCCTGCTATGCCGTCATCTTGAACTGGAGCAGGGACTTTCTACTTTTATAGGaaataattgataaaaaaaatctgtaataggAATAGAAAAGTGTTTAACTGAGCTAAAGTGAGGACTACAGCCCAAGAGATACATAGTCAAAAAGCACTTGAATTGTGCTCTATGGACTACAACAAAGGGGCGGCTTATTAAGGCAAAGAATGCACAATTAGTTGAATTTTTGGTCAAGAATTAGGTTTGGAACTGGCAAGAAGTAAGGTGCTTGTTAAGCAAGGGTTGGGTTGGGATCTGAAATCATTGCAGAGTTACAAGAGGAGACCTTGAGGCTCTAAGGTTGCAGTTCATAGCCGCTAGCAGATATGATTTTGAGAATGACTGGTGGTGTCCTTGAATTTGATACAGTTCAGAAAATTCAGGTTGTTAGTGATATAGGAAGGTGCCTCAAACCACATCCGTGATGGCCACCTAGCTCCATTTTCAATGCCTGAACCTTAGttactccatttttatttttaaatgccttcttttctttaatggttAAGGCAGATGTATAGTGCATGTTTACCAGGCTGCTTTGGTTCACCTAAAGTTCCAGTTAAATTGTCTAAGGCAGAATGATTTCCCCATACCTCAACATATGaaaatttctttcatcactaCTATACATCACTGAGTGTTCATAGACTTTCTCACCCAGATGGTGAGTGTATTTTGTTCTCCCTGAAGAGTGCattacttcttcttcttcttttttttttttttttttgctgaaaagaaagaggaaattttCTACTAAAGGTGTAGAAATCACAGTTTACATTAACCCTTACTTTTCAGTTCCCATCCTGGTGCCAATAATACATTTTACACGTATTAAATAATgatgtaaatatatttgtttctcAGGATGAGCATATTACTGTTTTTAAGCTACTCCACCCTATAATTGGTAGTTCATTAGCATCAtgctttattatttgtttgtatttaaatctccctttttacttattttctttgtttcagtCTTAATggataaaaagcagaaaacagcTTTCAGATCTGTGGTTACTTATGCGTTTGAATTCACAAACCTTGTTTTCATGCTTTTTTCCATATATGGAAGAATGTTCTTAACTTTATGTTCAGCCAAGGAAATCAGGTGTTGGCAAACTTATTCTGTAAAGGTCCAGGTTGTACATAGTTTTGGATTTGGGGGCTATATGGTCTCTGGTGCAACTGCTCAACTTTACTGTGGTAGTATACAAATAACCATAGACAACATATAAATGAAAAGCCATTGCTgagtttaaataaaactttatttgtaaaaacaaGAGACAGGCCATTTTTGGGGAACCTACTATATAGATTTGGCTATTCCCCCAACTATCAGTGTTTGTCTTAAAAGTCTAAAATGAAAGGCAGTATAGCATTGCACAAAATTTGCAGTTAAAATTCAGAGATTATAGTCCCAGCCACACCAACCCAAATGCTTTGTTATCATTcccaagtcatttaacctctctgaatttcagtttcctcaaagGCTCCCGTAGAACTCATAGGTTTATTGTTATGACTGAATGAGATGATATTTGAAAGGGCTTTATCAATTTAAAAGTTAGCCTGGGTTCCTTTTCTGGTCTGTAACCATTTGCTTGGAGTCTATcagcttaaaaatgaaatttgctttatCTTGTAATCAcacattatcttcattttgtactctctgtctccctttctcccttagcCCCCTTtcatacacatgtgtgtacacacacacacacatgtcttgTGATGTAGCTCTGTTATCTTGTCTTTTCATAATACTGTGGTATGTACTTTCATTACCTCATTTCACctgcaaattaaatatttaatagtttaTTCCTTCAGTTCATTGGAAAAATAATGGGAAATATATTCAAACTATGTATTATGTGTCAGGCAATGCTTTTAGCTTTacctgtattaactcatttaatcttcattgttatttttcttataaaattggTTTAATATTGATCCTTAAAGAGTCTTACCTTTCCTTTCGTCATTTAGGGCCAATTTGTCTATATTATTATCCTCTTGTATTTATGTAGTTCTTTGTTGATAGTATAACCattctaaattaaataaattatgttatgAACACAATTGAATTATGTTATATACATAAAGCTCAgctattatataattaatatttagtaACATGGAAAGTTGCTCAAGATAGATTAATAATTGAAAAACTTGGTaacaaaacaagtcttaaaactttctttatttctaaaatacactatatatatatatataccaaaataTTAGTAGTGGTATTTCTTCCTGGGGGTGGGATttagggttttttaaaattatcttatcTGTAATTTGAACATATTTTATAAGAAAGATTTTGTAATAATTACAAAAGCTACAAAAcagttgaatatattttaaaaaagtaactttgttacttttcacagctttttgatGTTGAACTTTGACAAGGGCATTTTGCTAGCCTATGTAAATCATAATCATTGGTGGtaatttatttgtctttataaTTGGCCTCAAAAAGAATTCTAACATTCATAATTGTAGTCTCAAAAATTGCATTGCCATTCTCCTAGTGTGTCTTGGAAATCATTATACATTTTATCatcctcattttcactttcatgcattggagaaggagatggcaacccactccaatgttcttgcctggagaatcccagggacgggggagcctggtgggctgctgtctatggggtcgtacagagtcagacatgactgaatcaacttagcagcagcagcagctgataagGACATATGTCTAAGTTGTCTTCAGATCCTGCATTCATTGAATGAGTTGATCTCTGAGTTTGGTACCACTAGGGATAATAGGATGCTTTCACATGCAATTGCTGGACCCTATAAAAATGGAGGTTACAATGGCAATTTCTAATTCTCTGCACAATTCTTGAGAAAATACACTTTGGACTGATTGACTCCAGTTTTAACTTTGGGTATTTGCTGTTGAAAATAAGATACCAACTGGAGTTGTCACCAAGAATGTCCTGCAAGCTGATTTAGACACAAACAGTGAAAGGCAGCCACACAAAAGTAAGCTAAACTCGTCttagcaattttaaaatgtagtcaaATATGGTATTCCAAACATAGTAAGTCTGCGGTAGTTCACATGGCAGACTTAGTATGTTCGGAATACTGTGATGTGCAGTATTCCAGGAGTTACAGATAGATGATGTGTAAATATTACAAACTTCCCTTAACTTCGGAAATTTATACTCCAAAGTTGAACTGGTTCTTTGCAGAAGGAAAGATAGTTTATATTCATTACAGGTTAGTAGAAGGGaaataaagaatgagaaaaatcttCCTTCATATTGATTTAGCAGTAGTTGAAGTAAAGACCTAGTTGATGTTATGGTCTTTGATTAGTCTATTTGGTATTGATTGAGTTAGATTAACAAGTTCCCCAAATCAGAGCTATAGCCATAGTAAAGGCCATCtgtgataagcctacagcaaacattattctcaatggtgaaaaactgaaagcattcctcctaagatgaggaacaagacaagggtgtccagttttaccactactattcaacatagttctggaagtcctagctacagcaatcagagaagaaaaagaaataaaaggaatccagatcggaaaagaagtaaagctctcactatttgcagatgacatgatactgtacatagaaaaccctaaaaatagtatcagaaaattactagagctaatcagtgaatttagcaaagttgcaggatacaaaaacaacacatggaaatcacttgcatttctatatactaacaatgaaaagtcagaaagagatatcatgtatgaaacgagtcgccagtccaggttcgatgcacgatgctggatgcttggagctggtgcactgggacgacccagagggagggtatggggagggagaagggaggagggtttgggatggggaacacagatatacctgtggcggattcatttcgatgtttggcagaactaatacaatattgtaaagtttaaaaataaaataaaattaaaaaaaattgatattgaaaacaaaaaaaaaataaaagaataaaaaaataaaaaatcgtttggcataatggaaaaaaaaaaagaaattaaggaatcaatcccattcaccattgcaacaaaaagaattgaatatctaggaataaacttacctaaggagacaaaagaactgtacacagaaaattataagtcactaatgagagaaatcaaagatgacttaaacagatggagagatattccatgttcctggataggaagaatcaatattgtgaaatgacTACTACCAaacgcaatctacagattcagtgctaTCCCTATCAAagtactaatggcatttttcacagaactagaacaaaaaaattcacaattcatatggaaacacaaaagaccccaagtagccaaagtagtcttgagaaagaagaatggagctggaggaatcaagcttcctgacttcaggttatactacaaagatacagtcatcaaggcagtatcatactggcacaaaaacagaaatgtagaccaatggaaaaagatagaaagcccagaaacaaacccatgcacctatgggtaccttatttttgacaaaagaggcaagaatattcaacgggggcaaagacagcctcttcaataaatggtgctgggaaaactggacagctacatgtcaaagaatgaaattagaatacttcttaacaccatacacaaagataaactcaaaatggatcaaagatctaaatgtaagaccagaaactataaaactctcagaggaaaacataggcagaacactcgatgatagaaatcaaagcaagatcctctatgacccacctcccagagtaatggaaataaaaacaaaagtaaacagtgggacctgattaaacttaaaggcttttgcacaaccaaggaaactaaaagcaaggtgaaaagacaaccctcagaatgggaggaaataatagcaaatgaaacaactgacaaaggatttatttccaaaatatacaagcagctcatacaattcaatgccagaaaaacaacccaatcaaaaagtgggaaaatgatctaaacaggcatttctccaaagaagacttacagatggctaacaaacacat is part of the Bubalus bubalis isolate 160015118507 breed Murrah chromosome 11, NDDB_SH_1, whole genome shotgun sequence genome and harbors:
- the LOC102393087 gene encoding olfactory receptor 4F15-like, whose translation is MSGGNHSVVSEFVLLGLSSSWEIQLLLFCFSCLFYMSSMMENLLIVVTVTSDPYLHSTMYFLLANLSIIDLIFCSIAAPKMICDLFRKQKVISFWGCIAQIFFSYAVGCTEMVLLIAMAFDRYVAICKPLHYLTIMSPRMCIFILVVAWTIGLTHSLTQLAFVVNLPFCGPNVLDSFYCDLPQLIKLACTDTYKLEFMVTANSGFISLGAFFLFILSYIFILVTLWKHSSGASSKALSTLSAHIIVVVLFFGPLIFFYLSPSPPTHLDKFLAIFDAVLTPFLNPVIYTLRNREMKMAMRRMFCQLMTFRQKITRRLY